In the Candidatus Neomarinimicrobiota bacterium genome, one interval contains:
- a CDS encoding Spy/CpxP family protein refolding chaperone, which translates to MKQKIFILILLSLTIAMAQGRRGGGSRLTWDESLNLTTEQMQQITELRESMQPAMQEIRQTTRSLEQELRLLNNSENADADRIAELEAAIEANRTAMDALMSTHRTQIRSLLTPDQQLIFDQHEFGPREGRRGPRGPRGGNDDMGGGHRGNRPGRGNRP; encoded by the coding sequence ATGAAACAAAAAATATTTATACTTATTTTGCTTTCATTGACAATTGCAATGGCCCAGGGTCGCCGCGGTGGTGGCTCTCGTCTAACCTGGGATGAAAGCTTGAATTTGACCACAGAACAAATGCAGCAAATCACAGAACTTCGTGAGAGTATGCAACCTGCCATGCAGGAAATTCGTCAAACCACGCGTTCGCTGGAACAGGAGCTCAGACTCCTCAATAACAGTGAAAATGCTGATGCTGATAGAATTGCTGAACTTGAGGCAGCCATTGAAGCCAACCGAACAGCTATGGATGCTTTGATGTCAACGCATCGCACTCAGATCAGATCTCTGTTGACACCAGATCAACAATTGATTTTTGATCAGCATGAATTTGGCCCCCGTGAAGGTCGACGTGGACCTCGAGGACCTCGTGGTGGCAATGATGATATGGGCGGTGGTCACCGTGGGAATCGTCCGGGAAGAGGGAATAGGCCATAA
- a CDS encoding T9SS type A sorting domain-containing protein, translating to MHLFNKIIILSVSVSGLIAQSLPTETSSLFSGSGSCAVCHTQAGPNTAALQDSHGKDVSQTTYWRSTMMANAAIDPLWRAKVQAEIASNPHLQSVIEDKCTSCHAPMGNTQAGYDGQSDYTIAEMLDNPLAMDGVSCAVCHQIQDQDLGEGESFSGHFTMDDSRLIYGPFSNPVVGPMVSMVNYTPTMSPHISSSEICATCHTLFTPYVNDEGEVVGEAPEQVPYLEWLNSDYPELGIECQTCHMPAIEENIILSNRPQWLGSRSPLHTHEFVGGNVFMLKMLRNFGDELGVRASAAHFDSTIDRSIRLLERQSVRLNLTAVWNSMADSLTIEVGVENLSGHKFPTAYPSRRAWLELKIEDQSGNIVFHSGAWDTTGEIVGLDPGYEPHHQTITQQDQVQIYQNIPRDVNSDKTYTLLRIAGYLKDNRIPPAGYLSDGVAADSTRIEGLATQDPDFNRNGLEEGTGGDKVHYSVSGLSPDASYYISATMNYQTIAPRFAQDLFDYDLPEVEVFQSYYEQMDLSPITIASVEQTISTSGIKAHTPESQLMVQVYPNPFNPETNIQVSLPEDGNIKLSIHDLQGKQRIEIQRINQSRGMQEYSWDGKDSQGLNLEAGIYVVQIEFRATGSPIASRANSKIVYLK from the coding sequence ATGCATCTATTCAATAAAATCATAATTCTGTCAGTATCTGTTTCTGGTTTAATCGCCCAATCATTGCCAACAGAAACCAGCTCCCTGTTTTCGGGCTCAGGGTCTTGTGCTGTGTGCCATACACAGGCAGGTCCCAATACTGCGGCCTTACAAGACAGCCATGGAAAAGATGTATCTCAAACTACCTACTGGCGATCCACCATGATGGCGAATGCAGCCATTGATCCACTCTGGCGGGCCAAAGTGCAGGCAGAAATAGCTTCTAACCCTCACTTGCAAAGCGTTATTGAAGACAAATGCACAAGCTGCCACGCCCCCATGGGTAATACCCAGGCAGGCTATGATGGACAGTCAGACTATACCATTGCTGAAATGCTGGATAATCCCCTGGCCATGGATGGGGTGAGCTGTGCAGTCTGTCACCAGATACAGGATCAAGACCTGGGAGAAGGGGAGAGCTTTTCAGGTCATTTTACCATGGATGATAGTCGGCTGATTTATGGTCCTTTTAGTAATCCTGTTGTGGGACCCATGGTCAGTATGGTGAATTACACCCCAACTATGAGTCCTCATATCTCCAGCTCCGAGATTTGTGCAACCTGCCACACCCTTTTTACACCCTATGTGAATGATGAGGGTGAAGTTGTTGGGGAAGCTCCTGAACAGGTACCTTATCTGGAATGGTTAAATAGTGATTATCCTGAATTGGGAATTGAATGCCAGACCTGTCACATGCCAGCTATTGAAGAAAATATCATATTGTCAAATCGGCCACAATGGTTGGGATCTCGTAGCCCGCTTCATACACACGAATTTGTGGGCGGAAATGTGTTTATGTTGAAAATGCTGAGAAATTTTGGGGATGAGCTAGGTGTCAGGGCCTCAGCGGCTCATTTTGATTCAACTATCGATAGAAGTATAAGACTTCTGGAGCGACAATCAGTGCGATTAAATCTTACCGCTGTCTGGAATAGCATGGCGGATTCATTAACTATCGAAGTTGGTGTTGAAAATCTTTCCGGTCATAAATTTCCTACTGCTTATCCCAGCAGAAGAGCCTGGTTGGAGCTTAAGATTGAGGATCAATCCGGAAATATTGTATTTCATTCAGGTGCCTGGGATACTACTGGCGAAATTGTTGGACTGGATCCGGGCTACGAACCCCATCACCAGACTATCACTCAACAGGATCAGGTACAAATATATCAGAACATACCCAGGGATGTGAATAGTGACAAAACCTATACACTCCTGAGAATCGCTGGATATTTAAAGGACAATAGAATCCCTCCTGCAGGATATCTATCAGATGGTGTAGCAGCGGATTCTACAAGAATTGAAGGGCTGGCGACCCAAGACCCCGATTTTAATCGGAATGGCCTTGAGGAGGGTACAGGAGGCGATAAAGTACACTATAGCGTGAGTGGTCTCAGTCCAGATGCATCTTATTACATCAGTGCCACCATGAATTATCAGACTATCGCTCCACGCTTTGCACAGGATCTATTTGACTACGATTTACCTGAGGTTGAAGTATTTCAGTCCTATTATGAGCAAATGGATCTATCGCCCATCACCATTGCTAGTGTTGAACAGACAATTTCAACTAGTGGGATAAAAGCTCACACCCCTGAATCTCAGCTGATGGTGCAAGTATACCCAAACCCATTTAATCCAGAAACGAATATTCAGGTTTCACTTCCAGAAGATGGTAATATTAAATTGAGCATCCACGATTTGCAGGGTAAGCAAAGGATAGAGATCCAACGAATCAATCAAAGTAGAGGGATGCAAGAATACAGCTGGGATGGAAAAGATTCACAGGGGCTGAATCTTGAAGCTGGAATTTATGTGGTACAGATAGAATTCAGGGCGACGGGCTCACCAATTGCCTCGCGTGCAAATTCTAAGATAGTATATTTGAAGTAG
- a CDS encoding DUF4249 family protein, whose protein sequence is MNSNKIQRVAPHKEHSVLVVTITLFLLFVLISCGNWGWESIDTDNEEKLNIFGLISLDDSLESFVVVHKTLDTSGPDERAIGMDTIYYNVYEWYNEDTGMFESDTHWFEEPWIQTITEPLYIVKDATVIISDGTQNFEFRRQPPHLVNEYSYWRDDYLSDLARYVDTTGQFTPQINTQYTLTINTPDGLAVTGSLTTPPRPVIYESTTIDTVSMRQPFQVSWAFAGDYTTVVATGYSNDHNYDFYLCGMEQQSAVEPGDTTWTSSTDPYCFEEFSNPDLVTEMDIRVRFVDENYDKYFVQGGGDPQDISNILIGEGGIGEGFGIEGGFGVFGAFSSSRIIRHARE, encoded by the coding sequence ATGAATTCTAATAAAATACAACGAGTAGCGCCGCACAAAGAGCATAGTGTTTTAGTCGTTACAATTACTCTCTTTTTACTCTTTGTGCTTATTTCCTGTGGAAATTGGGGATGGGAATCCATTGATACGGATAACGAGGAGAAGCTCAATATTTTTGGATTAATCAGTCTTGATGATTCCTTGGAAAGTTTTGTTGTCGTACATAAGACTTTGGATACATCAGGTCCTGATGAAAGAGCCATTGGGATGGATACGATTTATTATAATGTCTATGAATGGTACAATGAAGATACTGGGATGTTTGAAAGTGATACCCATTGGTTCGAGGAACCCTGGATACAAACTATTACTGAACCGCTTTATATCGTTAAAGATGCTACTGTAATCATTTCAGATGGAACTCAGAATTTTGAGTTCCGTCGTCAACCCCCACATCTAGTCAACGAATACTCATACTGGCGAGATGACTATCTATCTGATCTTGCGCGCTATGTTGATACAACTGGTCAGTTTACTCCCCAGATTAACACCCAATATACACTCACAATCAACACCCCAGATGGATTGGCTGTCACTGGTAGCCTGACTACACCACCTCGTCCAGTTATATATGAATCTACAACCATAGATACCGTTTCAATGAGACAGCCTTTCCAGGTCAGTTGGGCTTTTGCAGGTGATTATACAACCGTTGTTGCCACAGGGTATTCCAATGATCATAACTATGATTTTTACTTGTGTGGGATGGAGCAGCAAAGTGCGGTTGAGCCAGGTGATACAACCTGGACATCCAGTACAGATCCTTACTGTTTTGAGGAATTTAGCAACCCTGATCTGGTCACGGAAATGGATATCAGAGTTCGTTTTGTTGATGAAAACTATGATAAATATTTTGTTCAGGGTGGTGGTGATCCCCAGGATATCTCTAATATATTAATCGGAGAAGGGGGCATCGGTGAGGGATTTGGTATTGAGGGTGGTTTTGGTGTCTTTGGTGCCTTCAGTTCCAGTAGGATCATACGACACGCGAGAGAATAA
- a CDS encoding TonB-dependent receptor → MKSTRLLLHTLLLLSLFSLTYARQSIHGFVRENETGEPLPYANVILPALNRGATSNVEGYFVVSDLPVGTHTLIVSIIGYSKYEQTIDLPADLNLRLDIRLDQVIIEGQTIEVSAEREKFKELVTTSTVTLDRRAIEVAPSFVEADVFRALQLLPGVQSLNDFSSALYVRGSTPDQNLIMLDGITVYNPMHLGGIFSTFNTDAIKEADFHAGGFPAQYGGRLGSILNIVNREGNTEEFSGNANISLISSKILMEGPLPTGESEFIRGSWMLAGRRTYFDLIANTAWKYLVKPNLSDWEAESAPDNIIPYYFYDFQGKVNLDIGNNHRLTWSSFYGDDVLYFKNTYTYSDDYYAYDESFQEDYSSTDKTLMDWRWGNFTNSLQWRWIITPKLIAKTAIANSRFRFEINIDYEEEGYYRDAYDTASWNSRYWFDLFDRINDHSIESNLTWLMSDDHTITSGFQLKKVNFNLGMMIGFDDTYDGVTEKYLDTLMWMDNTPIESAVFIQDKWRVNPLLSVQSGLRLSKYSPHSKLYMDPRLGLKYMLSEQVSLKGSFGRYHQFLTVANPPDENLRFLDIWYGVPEEYEAPSSDHYILGLEFLSDTDLLFRTEAYYKSFDNLLTLKPGDLLQIDEEGGLRIDEFNEFWDTDAYAQGLEILVKKLSGRVRGWLGYTYAVTERKFENQDWYYPKFDRTHTVNVVADWALSSALHFSTAVTYSTGNPYTPVIGRSEAWYEQSWGLGDDFWADNTFLYGERHSERYPGYFRVDVSLKKRKPWRYGTREWYFQILNVSNHLNIFSYIYQNRGDYNYRTGQYENKGVQRAGIPMFPFFPSFGVKYEF, encoded by the coding sequence ATGAAATCAACGCGACTACTCCTTCACACCTTGTTGCTGTTGTCTCTGTTTTCGCTGACATATGCCAGGCAAAGCATTCACGGATTTGTCCGTGAAAATGAGACTGGAGAGCCACTGCCCTATGCCAATGTGATTCTGCCAGCATTAAATCGCGGTGCAACATCCAATGTAGAGGGCTATTTTGTAGTCAGCGATCTTCCCGTTGGGACCCATACACTCATTGTTTCCATCATTGGTTATTCAAAATATGAGCAGACCATCGACCTGCCTGCAGATCTGAATCTTCGTCTGGATATTCGATTGGATCAGGTCATTATCGAGGGTCAAACAATTGAAGTCAGTGCTGAGAGAGAAAAATTCAAGGAGCTGGTCACCACCAGTACGGTAACCTTAGATCGCCGGGCCATTGAAGTGGCTCCTTCCTTCGTAGAGGCCGATGTATTCAGAGCCCTGCAATTGCTGCCGGGTGTGCAATCTCTCAATGATTTTTCCTCGGCGCTCTATGTCCGTGGTTCTACACCAGATCAAAACCTGATTATGCTGGATGGTATCACGGTCTATAATCCTATGCATCTTGGTGGTATTTTTTCAACTTTTAACACAGATGCCATAAAAGAAGCTGATTTCCATGCCGGGGGTTTTCCTGCCCAATATGGTGGACGGCTCGGATCCATCCTGAATATAGTGAACCGTGAGGGAAACACTGAGGAATTTAGTGGGAATGCCAACATCTCGCTTATTTCCAGTAAAATATTGATGGAAGGTCCTCTACCCACCGGCGAGTCTGAATTCATACGAGGGTCCTGGATGCTGGCCGGGCGCAGAACTTATTTTGATTTGATTGCCAATACCGCCTGGAAATACCTGGTCAAGCCAAACCTGAGTGATTGGGAAGCAGAGAGTGCTCCCGACAATATCATCCCCTACTATTTTTATGATTTCCAGGGCAAGGTCAATCTGGATATTGGCAATAATCATCGACTAACCTGGAGCTCTTTCTACGGCGATGATGTACTCTATTTTAAGAATACCTACACATATTCAGATGACTATTATGCCTATGATGAGAGCTTTCAAGAAGACTACTCAAGTACGGATAAGACCTTAATGGATTGGCGTTGGGGTAATTTCACCAACAGTCTGCAGTGGCGTTGGATTATAACTCCCAAGCTGATTGCCAAAACTGCCATCGCCAATAGTCGTTTTAGGTTTGAAATCAATATTGATTATGAGGAAGAGGGTTATTACCGGGATGCCTATGACACAGCGAGCTGGAATTCAAGGTACTGGTTTGATTTATTTGACCGCATCAACGACCACAGTATTGAGAGCAATCTGACCTGGTTAATGAGTGATGATCATACCATCACCAGTGGATTTCAATTGAAAAAAGTGAATTTCAATCTGGGCATGATGATTGGATTTGATGATACCTATGATGGTGTGACTGAGAAATATCTCGACACCTTGATGTGGATGGACAACACACCCATAGAGTCGGCTGTATTTATTCAGGATAAATGGCGTGTTAATCCATTACTATCCGTTCAATCTGGTTTGAGACTGTCTAAATATTCACCCCATTCGAAGCTATATATGGATCCCCGTCTGGGTCTAAAATATATGTTATCCGAGCAGGTTTCATTGAAAGGTTCCTTTGGTCGCTATCACCAATTTTTGACGGTTGCCAATCCTCCCGATGAAAACCTGCGATTTCTGGATATCTGGTATGGTGTCCCTGAGGAATATGAAGCTCCCAGTTCTGATCATTATATACTTGGGCTGGAATTCTTATCAGATACGGACCTCCTCTTTCGTACAGAAGCCTATTACAAATCATTTGACAACCTGTTGACTCTTAAACCTGGTGATCTCCTGCAAATCGATGAAGAGGGAGGTTTACGGATAGATGAGTTTAATGAATTCTGGGATACAGATGCCTATGCTCAGGGACTTGAAATTTTGGTAAAAAAACTTTCCGGTCGGGTTAGAGGTTGGCTGGGTTATACCTATGCAGTCACTGAACGTAAATTTGAGAACCAGGACTGGTATTACCCCAAATTTGATCGTACACATACGGTAAACGTCGTGGCTGACTGGGCACTTTCATCAGCTTTACACTTTAGTACTGCAGTTACCTACTCCACAGGGAACCCCTATACACCCGTTATTGGCAGGAGTGAAGCATGGTATGAGCAGTCCTGGGGATTGGGAGATGATTTCTGGGCAGACAATACCTTTTTATATGGTGAGCGGCATAGTGAACGATATCCAGGGTATTTCCGTGTGGATGTCAGCTTGAAAAAGAGAAAGCCATGGCGTTATGGAACCAGGGAATGGTATTTCCAGATTCTGAATGTAAGCAATCATTTAAATATTTTCTCCTATATATATCAGAATCGTGGCGACTATAACTATCGTACTGGTCAATATGAAAACAAAGGGGTACAGAGAGCGGGTATCCCCATGTTCCCTTTCTTTCCAAGTTTTGGGGTGAAATATGAATTCTAA
- a CDS encoding helix-turn-helix transcriptional regulator translates to MSPVAQRLREFRAAVGLTQREVASLCGLGKRTIIYWEMGEREIKCTKLVPLSEEYDLDFNWLILGKGSMFNEMTDPAVAEHEEEDEGIEDSPEPVTEPVEQQWVDTSQPFQKEQEDVLPLIQRLRRK, encoded by the coding sequence ATGTCACCTGTAGCACAACGATTAAGGGAATTTCGAGCAGCTGTTGGTCTCACCCAACGTGAAGTTGCCAGCCTCTGTGGGCTTGGAAAAAGGACTATCATTTATTGGGAAATGGGTGAAAGGGAAATCAAGTGCACCAAACTTGTGCCCCTCTCAGAAGAGTATGATCTTGATTTTAATTGGCTGATTCTTGGGAAAGGCAGCATGTTTAATGAGATGACTGATCCTGCAGTCGCTGAACATGAGGAAGAGGATGAGGGGATTGAAGACTCACCCGAACCAGTCACTGAGCCAGTTGAGCAGCAATGGGTAGATACCTCCCAACCATTTCAGAAAGAACAGGAAGATGTGCTTCCACTGATCCAACGACTACGCAGGAAGTAA
- the aspS gene encoding aspartate--tRNA ligase — protein MRLKRTMTCGQVTAENVNEEVILNGWIAKNRDHGGVIFLDLRDRYGKTQVTFNPDLDAELAAEAKRLGMEDVVAVRGTVRLRPDGNVNPNMPTGTIEVVATQLEVLNEAQPLPFLVSDRESGSEDLRLEYRYLELRTAELQKLMATRSKTYQSARSRLNAEGFMEFETPVLMKSTPEGARDYLVPSRIHKGKFYALPQSPQTYKQLLMISGFDKYFQIVKCFRDEDLRADRQPEFTQIDIEMSFVDQDDVLGVATRLARGIFKDILDYDLPEVFPTMKYKDAMEMYGSDKPDIRFDLPLVEFADYAEKTEFGVFKDNLAAGGRVKALVLKNAADKYSRKATDGLTDWLRTYYGLKGLALVKMDQTAFSAGISKFFPEALQQEVINDLKLEHNDILFFVSDTEARTLQSLGALRIELAKRENLIPEGLIKPLFILDFPLLDWDEDSKRYIAMHHPFTSPNPEDVELMQTAPGDVRAQAYDLVINGYEVAGGSIRIHTREMQSRMFQLIGMDEAEAQARFGFLLKAFKYGAPPHGGIAFGFDRLIMLLAGTENIRDVIAFPKTTSASSLMDEAPSLVDAQQLKELHIKLVE, from the coding sequence ATGCGACTGAAACGAACAATGACCTGTGGTCAAGTTACAGCTGAAAATGTAAACGAAGAAGTCATCCTCAATGGATGGATTGCCAAAAACAGGGATCATGGTGGTGTGATTTTTCTGGATCTTCGTGATAGGTATGGTAAAACACAGGTAACTTTTAATCCAGATCTGGATGCAGAACTTGCTGCCGAAGCCAAGCGGCTCGGTATGGAGGATGTTGTTGCTGTTCGAGGCACTGTCCGCCTCCGTCCTGACGGCAATGTGAATCCCAATATGCCCACAGGCACCATCGAAGTCGTCGCAACACAGCTTGAAGTATTGAATGAAGCCCAACCTCTCCCATTTTTGGTCTCAGACCGTGAAAGTGGCAGTGAGGATCTCCGTCTTGAGTATCGCTATCTGGAATTACGTACTGCTGAGCTGCAGAAATTAATGGCCACCAGATCCAAAACGTATCAGAGCGCGCGCAGCAGATTAAATGCTGAAGGTTTTATGGAGTTTGAAACTCCCGTTCTCATGAAATCCACCCCTGAGGGCGCCAGGGATTACCTTGTACCCAGTCGTATTCACAAGGGTAAGTTTTATGCCCTTCCTCAATCTCCGCAGACCTATAAACAATTGCTCATGATTTCTGGATTTGATAAATACTTCCAAATCGTGAAATGTTTCAGGGATGAAGATTTGCGAGCAGATCGTCAACCAGAATTCACCCAGATAGATATAGAAATGTCCTTTGTTGACCAGGATGATGTTCTGGGTGTAGCCACCCGCCTCGCTCGCGGCATATTTAAGGATATTCTTGATTACGATTTGCCTGAAGTATTTCCCACAATGAAATACAAAGATGCCATGGAAATGTATGGCAGTGACAAACCAGATATTCGCTTTGATTTACCTCTGGTAGAGTTTGCTGACTACGCAGAAAAAACCGAGTTTGGCGTGTTCAAGGACAATCTGGCAGCCGGTGGACGGGTCAAAGCATTGGTCTTGAAAAATGCAGCTGATAAATATTCACGCAAGGCAACGGATGGTCTCACTGACTGGTTACGTACCTATTATGGGCTAAAGGGATTGGCTTTAGTAAAAATGGACCAGACTGCATTTAGTGCAGGTATCAGCAAGTTTTTCCCCGAAGCACTGCAGCAGGAGGTAATCAATGATCTCAAGCTGGAACACAATGATATCCTGTTCTTCGTGTCTGACACGGAAGCCAGAACGCTCCAGTCTCTGGGTGCCCTTCGCATTGAGTTGGCTAAACGTGAAAATCTGATTCCAGAAGGGCTTATCAAGCCGCTCTTCATTCTGGATTTCCCCTTGTTGGACTGGGACGAGGACAGCAAACGCTATATCGCCATGCATCATCCCTTCACATCACCCAATCCTGAGGATGTTGAATTAATGCAGACTGCCCCAGGAGATGTGAGAGCCCAGGCCTATGATCTGGTGATTAATGGCTATGAAGTGGCAGGGGGATCAATCAGAATTCACACCCGCGAAATGCAGAGCCGGATGTTCCAGCTCATCGGTATGGATGAAGCAGAAGCTCAAGCCAGATTTGGATTTCTCCTCAAAGCCTTTAAGTATGGTGCGCCACCTCATGGTGGGATCGCCTTTGGGTTTGATCGCCTGATAATGTTGCTGGCTGGCACAGAGAATATCCGTGATGTCATCGCCTTTCCCAAGACGACTTCGGCATCTTCATTGATGGATGAAGCGCCTTCGCTGGTAGATGCTCAACAACTCAAGGAACTTCATATCAAATTGGTAGAGTAA